TGCTGCTCACATATGTGCAAGATAAGCGTAAATCGGAAGTACTAAATTTCGTCACAAATTCACCAATGTTAAGAAAAGGTCATTTCTTTTGCATGCATACGAAATCAACTAACTGGTTAATTagcatattcagtcagtcagcataTTACTGAACAATTAAGAAGTTACACTTTTGTTTAGGCTATTTTTCGGGTTCTGAATTTGAACATTTTCATCTCTTTGTAAAAAGCTTTGACCTATGATGGTCTCGGGTAGTTTAAAATACATCTAAACTAGAAGATAAATACAATCATAGCTAGTATCAAGTCAGACAAACAAACAGTTCATTATGTTAGTGGTTTATTAATTAGTTACTATATTGACCACGAAACTCCCCCAAAGTCTTTGTTGTTTTCAATCCTAAGTTCTATCCATCTTTAAGTATCATTGAGAGAGCATATTTGTTCCAATTTCCAAGATTTTGATACCTGATTTTAATTAATACTGAGAAAACGTGCCGTAGCATGGTGTTTTATCATCTTAAGCGAGCAATATATCTAATGTATATGGTAAAATATTAATAAGCTTTTGATTGTAATCTACTCTTTAAATGAACCTTGGATTGATAATGTGCtctttaattaaattttcacTTGTCAAGTCCTTTCTATTTGTTAAGTTGTATTGTATTGAAGTAACTATTAGGCGTGAATACTTTCTCAAGTACTTATTCGTAAACCTTTTGGATCGAATAGATATCCGTAAGGAAAAATTGTAAAGTACTTTtgttaacttcactttattaTCTAAGTGTAATCTTTTCCAATTAGTTCTGAGTTGTATTATTTGACGATGGTTTATTCAACGTTTTTAGAGAATGAGAATCGACGACATAAAATTTATTCTTTGTTGGACCATGATTGTTCGTCAATATGTGATACAATGTAATGTTGCTTATATAACCTACTGTCCATGCATGGGTATGTTTTGTGCAATGGTCGCTTGTATTTTAGTAGGTCGGCTTGGAAACCAGATAGAACAGTTCCTAGGTATGATTGCATTTGCAATTAAACTAAACCGTACTCTTGTTTTGCCTCCATGGAACATTATGTCATCTTTGCAGGCTGTAAGTTTTTACAGTTATTTTAATATTCTTCAGAATTTTGTGCCTTTTGGAAACTTATTTAACATCACTGCACTTCTACCAGTTCATCAGTTTGTTTCACTGGAGAGTTTTATGTTGAATGAAGCTCCTGTCATCTGGCCAGCAGCTAAACGTACAGGTACCTTTTTCAAGCTATTTTGCATTTAAAAGCGTTATGCTTTCGACCTAGATCGGGTCCTTTATTTAATGATTGTAATGCTAAAAACGGGAATCCTTTCAAAGAATTTTGGGATAAATTTAATGTCAGTTTCACAGGTTCTAGTTTCTATTTTCCTCTAAGTACAGATGATCCTAAAGAGAAGTGGGATCAGTTGTAAGTTTTCTAATGCCTATCATAAATGTTTCTAAAATATAGATTTCCTTCAGAAACTTACCCAGTTCTTGCATTCATTGGACCGCCTTCGTCTTTCCCTGTTCGTCCTGAAAACCGTGTATTCCATCGTTATTTAGAATGGATTAGTCATATTAATCTAGTCACCGAGAATTTTATAAATCGATGGTTAAATAAACCTGTAGTTGGAGTTCATTTACGTAATGGGGAGGATTTTGTGAgttgtattttgatttataAGTTTTATTGTTTACTCGAGGAATTGAGAGTAAAAATTATGCTTAATACTTGTACCCAACGGTAATAATCCTTTTTATCTTAGTGTATGCTTTTTTTGAGTGATTCAATTATTTTCTCTGTATTAATTGCTAGGGTAGCGGTAAGATTGTTTGGTGAACAACCAGGTCATGTGTTAAGATTTTCATCTGTCTGTTGATGCATGGGAAGAAGAATTATTGGCTTTTGAATAGCCAATATAAGTTAAAACACAGTACACTTGTGTTCAGTACGGCCTACGATGTTACGGATTTAGGAACGAAAACGATTGAGCTTCTCTAATACGATCAGTTCTCTTGGGAAATGACAACAGTCAGTTATACTTAACACATCAAATCTCGACAGCTAAGACAGGAGGAAGATGGAATTGCAAGTAACTTGATatcactcagtcagtcagctacaacgtaggaccaggcacatatatgcatcggtccaagttgccatacctcattaacacaacaagatggacaccggattcataaaagtagttaattcaaaggTGATAAtgtataaaggaaagattgcgataaggatatggtacaggaagaaagaactagttcgtagaaagaaagatataaagcgattttaatctcttagtttaagggaagacagagagtgtatacaccgacgccattgtgatcgattctgagccatgtcaccaagagtctccaaccattggttacgatagtcacgcggaccgcaaccaagtagtctgcatctatcaacatggctcagactaaaagttagtgacttcaagcactgatgccacgttttggtttggccgcccctaactttcttccaaccatctccaacaccggtacTATGAATACAGAAGACCACTGTATCCATAGTAACTTGATATTGTGGTAGGAAAAGCAACTCGAACGAAGTTGTCACTATACTAGCAGAATATGACCTTCGAGCATGTAGCAATTTAGCGAACTAAAAAACATGGCAACGAATCAGAGAGTAAAGGTCATGCGGAAAATCGAATTGGTAGGAACTATGCGAGCGGTTATCGTTCCCGAAGATGTTTTAACCTTTCTAATAAAACCTGACTATTCTTGCAACCGCCTTAGCAACTTGTTTGCAATTTCTTAGTTGCATTACACCTAGGTGTTTAGTATAAATctgttttaatataaaaaagGGAGATAATGGCTCACTAATGTAAAAAAGCCGAttcttaattttattgtttttgttaatATCTCATTTCTGAGAAGGCTAAACAAGCAAGTAAATGCGTACTTTTTCTACGTGTATACTTTAGTCAAATGCTTGCTCACATTTAAAAAGTGGTTTACGTATCTTGTTCTCAAGCGCTCAGTGCCATGGTGATTTTAATGAACTTCCTCCTTACAAAGTAACAGAAGATATGTGCATCCCCTCAAAAGAATCAGTTCTTCATACAATTTCGTACGGTGTTCGTTTAATTAAAGCAAAAACTATATATGTATCTACTGATAATGATCCTATGTTGTCATTAATTCGCCGTCACTTTAGTGATACAACTGTAAGTGAagacatttcatttattttaatcaacttttaaaaatatttgaaaatattgtttCTAAGTGTTGCAATTACTCAGTTGAATGTTTAATTTCCTTACATTTTTAAATCTATAAAATGTCAAGGTGTTCATATACAATAGGCTTTTATGGAGTTTTTTATTTAGTCTGTAGTATTTGTAGTAACAAGTTTTTTTGGTATGTCATCGATGGATAGtttatttaatcaatttttGTCCTCACTGAGAACCTCATCTGTATCAAGGTTCTTAACTAGTAGATGAGTATCTCTTAAAAAATAGTTATACTAAGATTCTCTCGAAAGACCTCTAGTTACTTTTTCATATAAAGTATGAAAAAAAATACAGCAAGACTCCACTCGAAATAAATTAGAAGCTATAGTGTCTAACATTTGTCGATGAAAACGATTGAAATTCCGTAGAGATAGTCCAAGAAAGCCAAAGTAGAAATATGTAATTGATACTAAATAATCAGTCGTTATAAGTTATACTGATGGATATACTAAttattgtgtgtgtttgttATTTTAACCAAGTCGCCATTAGTAATGACATCGATTAATATTTACAGGCTCTTCCATTGTTTTTACCGTATCTCCAAGTAGAAGCGAAGCGCCGTCTCTTACTAGTCCTGAGAAActtctactttataacaactggTTAGATTTATGTGTCGTCTTCCTAAATTAAGATTTGTCGTATTTGAAGCATTTCATTTATTACGAAGAATTCATATAGAATTCAAAGGGTCACTTGATTCTTATCGGTGGATTTATGAAATTATCAAAGTTTGGGAGTGAAACACCCCTTTGAACAAATGAGTTTGTTGCGGTTAGTCCCTATTTGTTTGTATATGGTCTTTGAAGCATAATTATGAGATTTCTTTTAATTTCTTAGCTTTAATATTAGATGAAGCAGGACACGATTTATATAAGTCTTATTGTTGATTAGTGTTAAGGTTGTTGATTCACCTTTTATCGCATATGGATGCATAGGAGGTAGGTTTCTGAAGAAAATGTTTTGGCATCTATACACTTCTATCAAACAAGTGGTACgacttctttctttctttctttattttaacacatagatattggtacaagggggcaccagatacatatgcgccacacaaatctcattcgatatgtgtgagggctgtgatactgcccgggtgcccaaactgaagcgggtggttttcttagggggccacacccggtgccttcgacttgaaggtctgatccacaaggcagtggagcatcatgaGGAGCTGCAGTCCCAtcgtagccggtgaccaacgattagttcatacgccacttgttccttcaggatactggagcccatgtgcaccattggtttggaatgagggttgtccaactcccctaggtggactatCCATGTACACCATcccggttagagcgccggacgttcgcttttcgtcctcttaatttcataaacaacacccgtggtgcgagaaggcaatgagtaggacttccctggcagaggctatatacgcgtggccatgtgagagcatttcgagagggggagCGGACCCTCCATACTttcggccgtactagggcatttgggggcggtATGACTTTACCTCTACATTGTCTTTTGTTTTATCATTCTACGTCTCGGAGTTTCAGTCTTTTTGAAACTATTTTAGATCACCTATTGTTGTATCCGTATTTGCCAACGgttgtttgtatttatttatttatttccaagTAGGTTCATGTAGTTTTCTGGGCAGTATTATAATGGTAGCCAAGTCTAAGAGTTGCCCATCTTTTCATCCACTATGTGACCCATATAATGGCCAGTCTTCAATGCACTAACTTTGGTGTATATCATACTTTTGTTGAGGCACTCGTTCTGTTCTCTAAGTAGTTTTCGAAAATATGGGTATCTTCATCTATTTGGTACTTCAGCAAATCAACGTTAAGCAACATTATTCATAAATTGTTCATGTGAAACATAATCAGTAATAATTACAAAAAATTGAGCACTGATTAGAAAGATGTTCAACATTAGCTGTAAGATTCTCTTGTCTTTTGCAGTAGATATTGTATGGGGTGAAATTGTTTTCCGACTtgttttcaaatacatttgtttCATATCAGTTTTTTCGGAATTTTCACTTGATAAGAACGCTTTTTAAACATTTGTTCTACTATGGACTGTTTACTATGACATTTTTATAAAATACATTAGTTCTAGTCTTCGTTTACAATTCCATACTGTTCAGATAAAACAGTAGACCAACTAACTCTGGTTTATATTGCGTACATTTAGGAAGTTTAAGAACACTTGAAAATTATGACGACGTAAATTATAGGTAAATGATAATGCACTGATTAAATTAACGTTTTTCAATTTGTCAAATACCCACTATTATGTGCCGTTCACTTTGCTTTACGCATCGTACAGCCTATAAGAAGGTTTCAGATTATTTAGATTTG
The genomic region above belongs to Schistosoma haematobium chromosome 2, whole genome shotgun sequence and contains:
- the POFUT1_1 gene encoding GDP-fucose protein O-fucosyltransferase 1, variant 3 (EggNog:ENOG410V4BZ~COG:O~CAZy:GT65~BUSCO:EOG091G048B), encoding MRIDDIKFILCWTMIVRQYVIQCNVAYITYCPCMGMFCAMVACILVGRLGNQIEQFLGMIAFAIKLNRTLVLPPWNIMSSLQAVSFYSYFNILQNFVPFGNLFNITALLPVHQFVSLESFMLNEAPVIWPAAKRTALCFRPRSGPLFNDCNAKNGNPFKEFWDKFNVSFTGSSFYFPLSTDDPKEKWDQLFPSETYPVLAFIGPPSSFPVRPENRVFHRYLEWISHINLVTENFINRWLNKPVVGVHLRNGEDFSNACSHLKSGLRILFSSAQCHGDFNELPPYKVTEDMCIPSKESVLHTISYGVRLIKAKTIYVSTDNDPMLSLIRRHFSDTTVKRVVWEPNRKPEEDLALLGRIDLAILNCVSTYSAAVKRERDAKNLPSMFFGLTIENQRGLEVLCNSTNKAVNYWWSKL
- the POFUT1_1 gene encoding GDP-fucose protein O-fucosyltransferase 1 (EggNog:ENOG410V4BZ~COG:O~CAZy:GT65~BUSCO:EOG091G048B), giving the protein MRIDDIKFILCWTMIVRQYVIQCNVAYITYCPCMGRLGNQIEQFLGMIAFAIKLNRTLVLPPWNIMSSLQANFVPFGNLFNITALLPVHQFVSLESFMLNEAPVIWPAAKRTALCFRPRSGPLFNDCNAKNGNPFKEFWDKFNVSFTGSSFYFPLSTDDPKEKWDQLFPSETYPVLAFIGPPSSFPVRPENRVFHRYLEWISHINLVTENFINRWLNKPVVGVHLRNGEDFSNACSHLKSGLRILFSSAQCHGDFNELPPYKVTEDMCIPSKESVLHTISYGVRLIKAKTIYVSTDNDPMLSLIRRHFSDTTVKRVVWEPNRKPEEDLALLGRIDLAILNCVSTYSAAVKRERDAKNLPSMFFGLTIENQRGLEVLCNSTNKAVNYWWSKL
- the POFUT1_1 gene encoding GDP-fucose protein O-fucosyltransferase 1, variant 2 (EggNog:ENOG410V4BZ~COG:O~CAZy:GT65), with translation MRIDDIKFILCWTMIVRQYVIQCNVAYITYCPCMGRLGNQIEQFLGMIAFAIKLNRTLVLPPWNIMSSLQANFVPFGNLFNITALLPVHQFVSLESFMLNEAPVIWPAAKRTALCFRPRSGPLFNDCNAKNGNPFKEFWDKFNVSFTGSSFYFPLSTDDPKEKWDQLFPSETYPVLAFIGPPSSFPVRPENRVFHRYLEWISHINLVTENFINRWLNKPVVGVHLRNGEDFRSVPW